The Castor canadensis chromosome 8, mCasCan1.hap1v2, whole genome shotgun sequence genome contains a region encoding:
- the Smim29 gene encoding small integral membrane protein 29 isoform X1, translating to MADAAGPRADSAARAHSPGNAGKKLAARLGCPPPAAQPSAAPYRQRVDPASRPYPLSHRPPPLDWRFRKTRAGRFPHRIGCTRDEAPPTFPGPLITRPPALPGPGSQPRAFLSRLRRRERPRSTLSMNLGQCRAAAPE from the exons ATGGCGGACGCGGCCGGACCCAGAGCTGACTCCGCGGCGCGGGCGCACAGCCCGGGGAACGCCGGGAAAAAGCTCGCCGCCCGGCTGGGCTGTCCTCCCCCCGCTGCGCAGCCCTCGGCTGCCCCCTACCGCCAGCGGGTAGACCCTGCAAGCCGGCCGTATCCACTTTCGCACCGCCCACCACCCCTGGATTGGCGGTTCCGGAAGACTAGAGCCGGCCGCTTTCCGCACCGGATTGGCTGCACCCGGGATGAGGCCCCGCCTACCTTCCCGGGTCCTTTGATCACGCGCCCGCCTGCGCTTCCGGGGCCGGGGAGCCAACCCAGGGCGTTCCTGTCCCGGTTGCGGCGGCGGGAG AGACCCAGGTCAACCCTGAGCATGAACTTGGGCCAGTGCCGTGCAGCCGCCCCAGAATGA
- the Smim29 gene encoding small integral membrane protein 29 isoform X2: MTNTTVPNAPQANSDSMVGYVLGPFFLITLVGVVVAVVMYVQKKKRVDRLRHHLLPMYSYDPAEELHEAEQELLSDVGDPKVVHGWQSGYQHKRIPLLDVKT, from the exons ATGACTAACACAACAGTGCCCAATGCCCCCCAGGCCAACAGCGACTCCATGGTGGGCTATGTGCTGGGGCCTTTCTTCCTCATCACCCTGGTTGGAGTGGTGGTGGCTGTG GTAATGTATGTCCAGAAGAAAAAGCG GGTGGACCGGCTTCGACATCACCTGCTCCCCATGTACAGCTATGACCCAGCTGAGGAGTTACATGAGGCTGAGCAGGAGCTGCTTTCTGATGTGGGAGACCCCAAG GTGGTAcacggctggcagagtggctaccAGCACAAACGGATACCCTTGCTGGATGTCAAGACATGA
- the Hmga1 gene encoding high mobility group protein HMG-I/HMG-Y isoform X3 — MSESSSKSSQPLASKQEKDGTEKRGRGRPRKQPPKEPSEVPTPKRPRGRPKGSKNKGATKTRKTTTAPGRKPRGRPKKLEKVEEEGISQESSEEEQ, encoded by the exons atgagtgaGTCGAGCTCGAAGTCTAGCCAGCCCTTGGCCTCTAAGCAGGAAAAGGACGGCACTGAGAAGCGAGGCCGGGGCAGGCCGCGCAAGCAGCCTCCG AAGGAGCCCAGTGAAGTGCCAACACCTAAGAGACCTCGGGGCCGACCAAAGGGGAGCAAAAACAAGGGCGCCACCAAGACCCGG AAAACCACCACAGCTCCAGGGAGGAAGCCAAGAGGCAGACCCAAAAAACTG GAGAAGGTGGAAGAGGAGGGCATCTCGCAGGAGTCCTCGGAGGAGGAGCAGTGA
- the Hmga1 gene encoding high mobility group protein HMG-I/HMG-Y isoform X4 — MSESSSKSSQPLASKQEKDGTEKRGRGRPRKQPPKEPSEVPTPKRPRGRPKGSKNKGATKTRKTTTAPGRKPRGRPKKLKVEEEGISQESSEEEQ, encoded by the exons atgagtgaGTCGAGCTCGAAGTCTAGCCAGCCCTTGGCCTCTAAGCAGGAAAAGGACGGCACTGAGAAGCGAGGCCGGGGCAGGCCGCGCAAGCAGCCTCCG AAGGAGCCCAGTGAAGTGCCAACACCTAAGAGACCTCGGGGCCGACCAAAGGGGAGCAAAAACAAGGGCGCCACCAAGACCCGG AAAACCACCACAGCTCCAGGGAGGAAGCCAAGAGGCAGACCCAAAAAACTG AAGGTGGAAGAGGAGGGCATCTCGCAGGAGTCCTCGGAGGAGGAGCAGTGA
- the Hmga1 gene encoding high mobility group protein HMG-I/HMG-Y isoform X2 — MSESSSKSSQPLASKQEKDGTEKRGRGRPRKQPPVSPGTALVGSQKEPSEVPTPKRPRGRPKGSKNKGATKTRKTTTAPGRKPRGRPKKLKVEEEGISQESSEEEQ, encoded by the exons atgagtgaGTCGAGCTCGAAGTCTAGCCAGCCCTTGGCCTCTAAGCAGGAAAAGGACGGCACTGAGAAGCGAGGCCGGGGCAGGCCGCGCAAGCAGCCTCCGGTGAGTCCAGGGACAGCGCTGGTAGGGAGTCAG AAGGAGCCCAGTGAAGTGCCAACACCTAAGAGACCTCGGGGCCGACCAAAGGGGAGCAAAAACAAGGGCGCCACCAAGACCCGG AAAACCACCACAGCTCCAGGGAGGAAGCCAAGAGGCAGACCCAAAAAACTG AAGGTGGAAGAGGAGGGCATCTCGCAGGAGTCCTCGGAGGAGGAGCAGTGA
- the Hmga1 gene encoding high mobility group protein HMG-I/HMG-Y isoform X1, with amino-acid sequence MSESSSKSSQPLASKQEKDGTEKRGRGRPRKQPPVSPGTALVGSQKEPSEVPTPKRPRGRPKGSKNKGATKTRKTTTAPGRKPRGRPKKLEKVEEEGISQESSEEEQ; translated from the exons atgagtgaGTCGAGCTCGAAGTCTAGCCAGCCCTTGGCCTCTAAGCAGGAAAAGGACGGCACTGAGAAGCGAGGCCGGGGCAGGCCGCGCAAGCAGCCTCCGGTGAGTCCAGGGACAGCGCTGGTAGGGAGTCAG AAGGAGCCCAGTGAAGTGCCAACACCTAAGAGACCTCGGGGCCGACCAAAGGGGAGCAAAAACAAGGGCGCCACCAAGACCCGG AAAACCACCACAGCTCCAGGGAGGAAGCCAAGAGGCAGACCCAAAAAACTG GAGAAGGTGGAAGAGGAGGGCATCTCGCAGGAGTCCTCGGAGGAGGAGCAGTGA